In a genomic window of Sphingomonas lutea:
- a CDS encoding M20/M25/M40 family metallo-hydrolase — translation MRPMFAAALLALPAIAHAQAPDPAKRAAERALFEKIVEIPTVAGRPAEFKRLTTVLTAEFRKAGMMTTVKDHDNTQTLIARWPAARPSGKKPILLMAHMDVVEAKPSDWKNPPFEFREEGGFYLGRGTSDNKSQLTGIILALQELKRQGFQPTRDMVVLFTGDEETAMHGVRRASTEWRNLIDAEYGLNFDGGGGSVYPDGRPEGWYIQIAEKTYADYKLVATNRGGHSSAPRPDNAIYALATALKAIETHRFEPMINTATRSMYEQVAINDKGQYGELVKQFVADPKDRETADMLESLDPGYTRTRCVATMLSGGHAPNALPQRAEANVNCRIFPGVKIETVRQTLQALSGNDVTVTVDAASTTPETDVSPMRSDIVDAYRAAVATRFPNAPILPFQSAGATDGSYLRAVGIPVYGVGGSWGVVGQKSGAHGLDEKVWIEGFHGQVPITVELLKRLAS, via the coding sequence ATGCGTCCGATGTTTGCCGCGGCTCTGCTTGCACTTCCCGCTATCGCACACGCGCAGGCGCCCGACCCCGCGAAGCGCGCCGCCGAGCGCGCCTTGTTCGAGAAGATCGTCGAGATCCCAACGGTGGCCGGGCGGCCCGCCGAGTTCAAACGGCTGACCACCGTGCTGACCGCCGAATTCCGCAAGGCGGGCATGATGACAACGGTCAAGGATCATGACAATACGCAGACGCTGATCGCGCGCTGGCCCGCGGCGCGGCCGAGCGGCAAGAAGCCCATCCTGCTGATGGCGCACATGGATGTCGTCGAAGCGAAGCCGAGCGACTGGAAGAACCCGCCGTTCGAATTTCGCGAGGAGGGCGGTTTCTACCTGGGCCGGGGCACGTCGGACAATAAGAGCCAGCTCACCGGCATCATCCTCGCGCTGCAGGAACTGAAGCGCCAGGGGTTCCAGCCGACGCGCGACATGGTCGTCCTGTTCACGGGCGACGAGGAAACCGCAATGCATGGCGTGCGCCGCGCATCGACCGAATGGCGCAACCTGATCGACGCCGAATATGGCCTGAACTTCGATGGCGGCGGCGGATCGGTCTATCCCGACGGGCGGCCCGAAGGCTGGTACATCCAGATCGCCGAGAAGACCTACGCCGACTACAAGCTGGTCGCGACCAATCGCGGCGGGCACAGTTCCGCGCCGCGCCCCGACAATGCGATTTACGCCCTTGCGACGGCGCTTAAGGCGATCGAGACGCATCGTTTCGAACCGATGATCAACACCGCGACGCGAAGCATGTACGAGCAGGTCGCGATCAACGACAAAGGCCAATATGGCGAACTGGTGAAGCAGTTCGTCGCCGATCCCAAGGATCGCGAAACCGCGGACATGCTGGAGTCGCTCGACCCCGGCTACACGCGAACCCGCTGCGTCGCGACGATGCTGTCGGGCGGCCACGCCCCGAACGCATTGCCCCAGCGGGCCGAAGCCAACGTCAATTGCAGGATCTTCCCCGGCGTGAAGATCGAGACGGTGCGGCAGACGCTGCAGGCGCTATCAGGGAACGATGTCACGGTGACGGTCGATGCCGCTTCGACCACGCCCGAAACGGACGTGTCGCCGATGCGGTCGGACATCGTCGATGCCTATCGCGCCGCCGTGGCCACGCGCTTCCCCAATGCGCCGATCCTGCCCTTCCAATCGGCCGGTGCGACGGACGGCTCCTACCTGCGCGCGGTCGGAATCCCGGTCTATGGCGTCGGCGGATCCTGGGGTGTCGTCGGCCAGAAGAGCGGCGCCCACGGTCTCGACGAAAAAGTGTGGATCGAAGGCTTCCACGGCCAGGTGCCGATCACCGTGGAATTGCTCAAGCGCCTCGCAAGTTAA
- a CDS encoding peroxiredoxin: MIEEGGKAPGIQLNASDGTTIDLASPGQPFVLYFYPKDDTSGCTREAQDFTALAGDFRAAGVKVVGVSRDPMKKHEKFIDKYQLDVPLASDEDGAISDAFGTWVEKSMYGRKYMGMERATYLIGADGRVLKAWRKVKVPGHAEEVLKAAKAAA; the protein is encoded by the coding sequence ATGATCGAAGAGGGCGGCAAGGCACCGGGCATTCAACTGAACGCAAGCGACGGGACGACGATCGATCTCGCATCGCCGGGCCAGCCGTTCGTGCTGTATTTCTATCCCAAGGACGACACGTCCGGCTGCACGCGGGAAGCGCAGGACTTCACCGCGCTTGCGGGCGACTTCCGCGCGGCAGGCGTCAAGGTCGTGGGCGTGTCGCGCGACCCGATGAAGAAGCATGAAAAGTTCATCGACAAATATCAGCTCGACGTGCCGCTCGCCTCCGACGAGGATGGCGCCATCTCCGACGCCTTCGGCACCTGGGTCGAAAAGTCGATGTACGGCCGCAAATATATGGGCATGGAGCGTGCGACCTATCTGATTGGCGCGGACGGCCGCGTCCTCAAGGCGTGGCGCAAGGTCAAGGTCCCCGGCCACGCCGAAGAGGTGTTGAAGGCGGCGAAGGCCGCCGCTTAA
- the glnE gene encoding bifunctional [glutamate--ammonia ligase]-adenylyl-L-tyrosine phosphorylase/[glutamate--ammonia-ligase] adenylyltransferase: MGDTNDTGARQSALERATSHSPFLREAVGLYPDVTSASVKQGADAAASLALSAIADTLESTLRRQRHGLALSVALGDLSGEYSLERVTAQLSEFADLAIDRAVAAAIAERVPDARPEGFAVIAMGKLGSCELNYSSDVDLLLLFDPERMPRREREDPGEAAVRYGRRLIEILQKRTADGYVVRVDLRLRPSAEVTPIALPVNAAISHYESSALPWERAAFIRARACAGDIALGDRFLEAIRPFVWRRSLDFGVINDVRLISTRIRDHFAQNARFGPGFDLKRGRGGIREVEFFVQIQQMIHGGRDPSVRLPATLDALGSLVRAGHLEEEDAAALGNAYRLLRTVEHRVQMIDDAQTHLLPVRQEALDQVARLHGLSDGGELLAQLDGPVDRVGTIFDGLAPQGNRRLSSEGGSLLHDMQALGFSDPATAAQRVTEWRSGKVRALRSPAAQDALEGMLPGLLQAIANGSDPSHALNRLSDIIEHLSSGVNFFRLLEARPQLARLFAKVLAHAPALSDQLARRPELFEGLFDASSFEMPPPTAEFAALLSRAMADLPYDVALDRVRRLVNERRFALGVQLIDRHRDPLEVAQGYSRVAEGALVALSEAATREFVEAHGRIDGELVVLGLGRLGGCALTHASDIDIIYLHTAPADAVSDGRRPLGPNDYFNRLASRVTAALSVPTAAGPLYEVDTRLRPEGSDGMLAVSLEAFGRYQRQTAWTWEHMALCRARPVAGSAAAQARAAALIDDILRMPRDRAQTARNAAQMRADMERHKPARSKLDVKLGPGGLVDLEFAVHVLQLTRHVGLDPGLDTALQALAAESLVSEKVVNAQRLLTRMLVMMRLVAPGDVQPTTDTWQLVAEACGASSWDELLAEHDAARQSIAELWTKVRNEAEA, from the coding sequence ATGGGTGATACAAATGACACAGGGGCACGACAGTCCGCGCTCGAACGCGCCACGTCGCATTCGCCTTTCCTGCGGGAGGCCGTGGGACTGTATCCGGATGTCACATCGGCCTCTGTGAAGCAGGGTGCCGATGCCGCGGCGAGCTTAGCGCTGTCGGCCATCGCAGACACGCTGGAAAGCACGCTTCGTCGGCAGCGTCACGGGCTCGCGCTTTCCGTCGCGCTGGGCGATCTCTCGGGGGAATATTCCCTTGAGCGTGTCACCGCCCAACTCTCCGAATTCGCCGATCTCGCGATCGATCGGGCGGTCGCCGCTGCCATTGCGGAGCGCGTGCCCGACGCCAGGCCGGAAGGCTTCGCGGTCATTGCGATGGGCAAGCTCGGCAGCTGCGAACTCAATTATTCGTCCGACGTCGATCTGCTGCTTCTGTTTGACCCTGAGCGTATGCCGCGCCGCGAGCGCGAAGACCCTGGCGAGGCTGCCGTCCGTTACGGTCGGCGGTTGATAGAAATCCTCCAGAAACGCACCGCCGACGGCTATGTCGTGCGCGTCGATCTGCGGCTGCGTCCGTCGGCGGAAGTCACGCCCATTGCGCTCCCGGTGAACGCCGCGATCTCGCATTATGAATCGAGCGCGCTGCCGTGGGAGCGTGCCGCGTTCATCCGTGCCCGCGCCTGTGCTGGCGACATCGCGCTCGGCGACAGGTTCCTGGAGGCGATCCGGCCGTTTGTCTGGCGGCGTTCGCTCGATTTCGGGGTCATCAATGACGTTCGGCTGATCTCAACTCGGATTCGCGACCATTTCGCGCAGAACGCACGCTTCGGTCCCGGATTCGACCTCAAGCGCGGCCGTGGCGGAATCCGCGAGGTCGAATTCTTCGTCCAGATCCAGCAGATGATCCATGGTGGGCGCGACCCCTCGGTACGCTTGCCGGCCACACTGGACGCCCTCGGATCGCTGGTACGTGCGGGTCATCTCGAGGAGGAGGACGCAGCAGCCCTTGGCAATGCCTACCGTTTGCTCCGCACCGTCGAACATCGCGTTCAGATGATAGACGATGCGCAAACGCACCTGCTTCCGGTTCGCCAAGAGGCGCTGGACCAAGTGGCAAGGCTCCACGGCCTGTCCGACGGTGGCGAACTCCTGGCGCAGCTCGACGGACCGGTCGATCGCGTAGGCACCATTTTCGACGGCCTTGCCCCGCAAGGGAACCGCCGCCTTTCGAGCGAAGGGGGAAGCCTGCTTCATGATATGCAGGCGTTGGGTTTTTCCGACCCCGCTACAGCCGCGCAGCGCGTCACCGAGTGGCGCTCGGGCAAAGTCCGCGCGCTGCGGTCCCCGGCGGCGCAGGATGCCCTTGAAGGCATGCTGCCGGGGCTTCTCCAGGCGATCGCCAACGGCAGCGACCCGAGCCATGCGCTCAACCGCCTCAGCGATATCATTGAGCATTTGTCGAGCGGCGTGAATTTCTTCCGCCTGCTCGAGGCGCGCCCGCAGCTGGCGCGGCTGTTCGCCAAGGTGCTGGCGCACGCCCCGGCGTTGTCCGACCAGCTCGCGCGGCGTCCCGAGCTGTTCGAGGGGCTGTTCGACGCCTCGAGCTTCGAGATGCCGCCCCCCACCGCCGAATTTGCCGCGCTGCTGTCGCGCGCGATGGCCGACTTGCCCTACGATGTCGCGCTCGACCGCGTGCGGCGCCTGGTCAACGAACGGCGCTTCGCCCTCGGCGTCCAATTGATCGATCGCCACCGCGACCCGCTCGAGGTCGCGCAGGGCTATTCGCGCGTCGCCGAAGGCGCGCTGGTGGCGCTGAGCGAGGCGGCGACGCGCGAGTTCGTCGAGGCGCATGGCCGAATCGATGGCGAGCTCGTCGTGCTCGGGCTCGGCCGTCTCGGCGGCTGCGCACTCACCCACGCGTCCGATATCGATATCATTTACCTGCACACCGCACCGGCCGACGCAGTGTCGGATGGGCGACGCCCGCTTGGCCCTAACGATTACTTCAACCGCCTCGCCAGCCGGGTCACGGCGGCGCTCAGCGTGCCGACCGCGGCCGGCCCCTTGTACGAGGTCGACACCCGTCTTCGTCCCGAGGGATCGGACGGCATGCTTGCCGTGTCGCTCGAAGCCTTCGGCCGCTACCAGCGGCAGACCGCCTGGACGTGGGAGCATATGGCCTTGTGCCGTGCGCGCCCCGTCGCCGGCTCGGCCGCGGCGCAGGCGCGGGCGGCGGCGCTGATCGACGATATCCTGCGCATGCCGCGCGACCGGGCCCAGACGGCGCGTAACGCGGCGCAGATGCGGGCTGACATGGAGCGGCACAAACCGGCCAGGAGCAAGCTCGACGTCAAGCTTGGCCCGGGCGGCCTCGTCGACCTCGAATTCGCGGTTCACGTGCTTCAGCTGACCCGCCATGTCGGGCTCGATCCGGGTCTCGACACCGCGCTTCAGGCGCTGGCCGCCGAGTCTTTAGTGTCGGAAAAAGTTGTCAATGCGCAACGTTTGCTGACGCGAATGCTGGTGATGATGCGGCTTGTGGCGCCCGGCGACGTCCAGCCGACGACCGACACGTGGCAGCTGGTGGCGGAGGCGTGCGGCGCCTCCAGCTGGGACGAGCTCCTTGCCGAGCATGACGCGGCCCGGCAAAGCATCGCGGAATTGTGGACCAAGGTTCGGAACGAGGCAGAGGCATGA
- a CDS encoding sigma-70 family RNA polymerase sigma factor translates to MTDDRDQERSADAPSEHVSLSDPEFKDQLSAVIPHLRAFGRSLSGSRDLADDLVQETLLKAWAARKRFQAGTNMRAWTFIILRNLFLSQMRRARFKGEWDDITASKILAAPASQDRHIELGDMQRALMHLPQPQREALILVGAGGFAYEEAAEICGCAVGTIKSRVARGRVALEQLLSSGKLPSRRQHRTDPDKSALQTIMGEVDDLSRDHG, encoded by the coding sequence TTGACCGACGATCGTGATCAGGAACGCAGCGCGGACGCGCCGTCCGAACACGTCTCCCTGTCCGATCCGGAATTCAAGGATCAGCTGTCGGCCGTCATTCCGCACCTGCGCGCCTTCGGCCGCTCTCTTTCGGGCAGCCGCGACCTTGCCGACGACCTTGTCCAGGAAACCTTGCTGAAGGCGTGGGCCGCGCGCAAGCGCTTCCAGGCCGGGACTAACATGCGCGCCTGGACCTTCATCATCTTGCGCAACCTGTTCCTCAGCCAGATGCGACGTGCGCGCTTCAAGGGCGAATGGGACGATATCACGGCGTCGAAGATCCTCGCCGCCCCGGCCAGCCAGGACCGGCATATCGAGCTTGGCGACATGCAACGCGCGCTGATGCACTTGCCACAGCCGCAACGCGAGGCGCTGATCCTCGTCGGCGCGGGCGGCTTTGCTTATGAGGAAGCGGCGGAAATCTGCGGCTGCGCGGTTGGCACGATCAAGAGCCGCGTGGCGCGCGGAAGGGTTGCGCTCGAGCAGCTATTGTCGAGCGGCAAATTGCCATCGCGTCGGCAACATAGAACCGATCCTGACAAGTCCGCACTGCAGACCATCATGGGTGAGGTCGACGATCTCAGCCGCGATCACGGTTGA
- a CDS encoding response regulator translates to MSLGQELAPHLPFLRRYARALTGSQAHGDAFVRATLEAIVAEPDEFPREIDPRLGLYKTFHAIWSTANIEEGEEPSSLNGAEGIAQARLSRITPLSRQALLLTSLEGFSSEDAGFLIGASPNDVDSLVAEALEEIERQTLADVLIIEDEPIIAMDIETIVRDLGHNVTGVAVTRDEAVAQAREHPPGLVLADIQLADDSSGIDAVKDILAEFSVPVIFITAFPERLLTGTRPEPTFLITKPFQRSTVKAAIAQALFFDAATVPAS, encoded by the coding sequence ATGTCGCTTGGCCAGGAACTCGCTCCGCACTTGCCATTCCTCCGCCGTTACGCCCGGGCCCTTACCGGCAGCCAGGCGCATGGCGACGCCTTCGTGCGCGCCACCTTGGAGGCGATCGTTGCCGAGCCTGACGAGTTCCCGCGCGAGATTGACCCGCGCCTTGGGCTCTACAAGACGTTCCATGCGATCTGGTCGACCGCCAACATCGAGGAGGGCGAGGAGCCTTCGTCGCTGAACGGTGCCGAAGGAATCGCGCAGGCGCGCCTCTCGCGGATCACGCCGCTGTCGCGCCAGGCCCTGCTCCTGACGTCGCTCGAAGGTTTCTCTTCCGAAGACGCCGGCTTCCTCATCGGTGCAAGCCCCAATGACGTCGATTCACTGGTGGCCGAAGCGCTTGAGGAGATCGAGCGCCAGACGCTTGCGGACGTCCTCATCATCGAGGATGAGCCGATCATCGCGATGGACATCGAAACGATCGTCCGTGACCTTGGTCATAACGTCACCGGCGTCGCGGTGACGCGTGACGAAGCCGTGGCCCAGGCGCGCGAGCACCCCCCGGGGCTCGTGCTTGCCGACATCCAGCTCGCCGACGACTCCAGCGGAATCGACGCCGTGAAGGACATTCTGGCCGAATTTTCGGTCCCCGTGATCTTCATCACTGCCTTCCCCGAGCGCTTGCTGACCGGCACGCGGCCCGAGCCGACCTTCCTGATCACCAAGCCTTTTCAGCGGTCCACGGTCAAAGCGGCGATTGCCCAAGCCCTGTTCTTTGACGCGGCGACCGTTCCGGCATCGTGA
- a CDS encoding NepR family anti-sigma factor encodes MRRALPARGGLSLSARKRSTTDGADNKNASRKPSAADGKSRKQRSGDLGRALRTIYDDTLREAVPDDFLSLIGKLD; translated from the coding sequence ATGAGGCGCGCATTGCCCGCGCGAGGGGGATTGAGTTTGAGTGCCAGGAAGCGAAGCACGACGGACGGAGCCGATAATAAGAACGCTTCGAGAAAACCGTCCGCTGCCGACGGAAAAAGCCGAAAGCAACGCTCGGGCGACCTGGGGCGCGCGCTCCGGACGATCTATGACGACACGTTGCGCGAAGCCGTTCCAGACGATTTCCTCTCGCTCATCGGAAAACTGGACTAG
- a CDS encoding sensor histidine kinase, with amino-acid sequence MTAGERFQRLPTGAKLFLILTAAILPIGIALVFFGRNEIREANAALQGRSDDQAQAAAEAIEGLVARNALALRIAANGALADGSVQACERARRSLSIAPGVAQDFELEAPDGTPLCATAKIGNTGSLPLTAPGDIHVQIAPSDDSLAIRAGVIGGMATSLIPLEVIQNAAKNSGQKIEALVLRDRTREIRVIGPPDVRNLRLQLTERKIGNGGVVARIGTPVQRITIIDRLLLLLPLLMWVTAAVITWLLVSRLLLRPLKRLQRGVAAYEPGSETLDVPHKLGPSREIQELRDAFARTMARVEQSDREMAAALEGQRRLVREVHHRVKNNLQVVASLLNIHGRSANTTEARAAYAGISRRVGALSIVHRNHFAEMEESRGIAVRPLMSELAAELRAGAPDEARGFAIDLDVDTVFTTQDVAVAIAFLVTEIVEFAMIHCPQEPIEITLRRSSELTARMTMSNRVLDPDKAGEPEKAQFERIVTGLAKQLRSPLDRKLGRYSVDLPVFPPV; translated from the coding sequence ATGACCGCGGGCGAACGCTTCCAGCGGCTTCCGACAGGTGCCAAACTTTTCCTGATCCTGACCGCCGCGATCCTCCCCATCGGGATCGCGTTGGTGTTTTTCGGCCGCAATGAAATCCGGGAAGCCAATGCTGCGCTTCAAGGTCGCAGCGACGACCAGGCCCAGGCAGCCGCGGAGGCCATCGAAGGACTGGTCGCACGCAATGCCCTTGCGCTGAGAATCGCGGCGAATGGCGCACTTGCCGATGGTTCCGTCCAGGCTTGCGAGCGCGCCCGCCGCTCCCTGTCCATCGCGCCCGGCGTGGCGCAGGATTTTGAGCTTGAGGCGCCCGATGGAACCCCTCTCTGCGCGACCGCGAAGATCGGCAACACGGGCTCCTTACCTTTGACTGCGCCGGGCGACATCCACGTCCAGATCGCCCCGAGCGACGATTCGCTCGCGATTCGCGCCGGCGTCATCGGCGGGATGGCCACCTCGCTGATCCCCCTGGAAGTAATCCAGAACGCGGCGAAAAATTCCGGCCAGAAGATCGAGGCGCTGGTGTTGCGCGACCGCACGCGCGAAATCCGGGTCATCGGTCCGCCCGACGTGCGCAATCTCCGGCTTCAGCTCACCGAAAGAAAGATCGGCAATGGCGGCGTCGTCGCGCGGATCGGGACCCCGGTGCAGCGAATCACGATCATCGATCGCTTGCTGTTGCTGCTGCCGCTGCTGATGTGGGTGACCGCTGCGGTGATCACCTGGCTCCTCGTCAGCCGGCTCCTGCTCCGACCGCTCAAGCGGCTTCAGCGTGGCGTAGCTGCCTATGAGCCGGGCAGCGAAACGCTCGATGTCCCGCACAAGCTGGGGCCGTCCCGCGAGATCCAGGAACTGCGTGACGCTTTCGCGCGGACCATGGCGCGAGTCGAGCAATCGGACCGGGAGATGGCAGCGGCGCTCGAAGGCCAGCGGCGGCTGGTCCGCGAAGTCCACCACCGGGTGAAGAACAATCTTCAGGTCGTCGCATCGCTTCTCAATATTCACGGCCGCAGCGCCAATACGACCGAAGCCCGCGCGGCCTATGCCGGGATCAGCCGGCGGGTCGGTGCGCTCTCGATCGTTCACCGCAACCATTTTGCCGAGATGGAAGAAAGCCGCGGAATCGCAGTGCGCCCGCTGATGTCGGAATTGGCGGCCGAACTGCGAGCCGGCGCGCCCGACGAGGCGCGAGGCTTCGCCATCGACCTCGACGTCGACACGGTTTTCACGACACAGGACGTCGCCGTCGCCATCGCCTTCCTGGTCACCGAGATCGTCGAGTTCGCGATGATTCATTGCCCACAGGAACCGATCGAGATCACCCTTCGCCGATCGAGCGAGCTGACCGCGCGCATGACGATGAGCAATCGTGTTCTCGACCCCGATAAAGCGGGTGAACCGGAGAAAGCGCAGTTCGAACGGATCGTCACCGGGCTGGCCAAGCAACTGCGTTCCCCGCTCGACCGGAAGCTGGGACGATATAGCGTCGATTTGCCGGTTTTCCCGCCGGTTTAG
- the tatC gene encoding twin-arginine translocase subunit TatC — MKDIDDTKAPLLEHLIELRRRLLWSLGTLILAFGVCLYFAKPIFAVLVQPLLQAGQGKLIFTDVFEAFFVEVKVALFAALMLCFPVFATQIWKFVAPGLYVKEKRALLPFLLLTPVFFGAGAAFAYFVAMPWALHFLLSFEGTVGGVEQEALPGVGNYLSFATRFLFGFGVAFLLPILLMILERAGIVRLDQLTRSRRYAIVGAAVVSAVLTPPDVVSQLMLLVPLYALYELAILAIRLTHWRAARLASPDAGSVSDDGGPQTKEGPEAPPGGGGLAVPGPFNRIARAGGQKVTIRTA, encoded by the coding sequence ATGAAGGATATCGACGACACCAAGGCGCCGCTGCTCGAGCATCTGATCGAGCTCAGGCGGCGGCTGTTATGGTCGCTTGGAACACTGATCCTGGCGTTCGGCGTCTGCCTCTATTTCGCCAAGCCGATCTTCGCCGTGCTGGTGCAGCCACTGCTTCAGGCGGGGCAGGGCAAGCTCATCTTCACCGACGTGTTCGAGGCTTTCTTCGTCGAGGTGAAGGTCGCCTTGTTCGCGGCGTTGATGCTGTGCTTCCCCGTCTTCGCAACGCAGATATGGAAGTTCGTCGCGCCCGGCCTTTACGTGAAGGAAAAAAGGGCCCTGTTGCCCTTCCTGCTGCTGACGCCGGTATTCTTCGGCGCAGGGGCGGCCTTTGCCTATTTCGTCGCCATGCCGTGGGCGCTGCACTTCCTGCTCTCGTTCGAAGGCACGGTCGGCGGCGTGGAGCAGGAAGCGCTGCCCGGCGTCGGCAATTATCTGAGCTTCGCGACGCGTTTCCTGTTCGGATTCGGTGTCGCCTTCCTCCTGCCGATCCTGTTGATGATCCTGGAACGCGCGGGGATCGTTCGCCTCGACCAACTCACCCGTTCCCGCCGCTACGCGATCGTCGGCGCGGCAGTGGTGTCGGCCGTGCTTACGCCGCCCGATGTGGTGTCGCAGCTGATGCTGCTCGTCCCGCTCTATGCGCTCTACGAATTGGCTATCCTCGCCATCCGTTTGACGCATTGGCGCGCGGCACGCTTGGCGTCACCGGATGCGGGCAGTGTCAGCGATGATGGGGGCCCCCAGACAAAAGAGGGCCCGGAAGCGCCACCGGGGGGGGGAGGGTTGGCGGTTCCGGGCCCATTTAATCGGATAGCGAGAGCGGGGGGGCAAAAGGTCACTATCCGAACTGCATAA
- the tatB gene encoding Sec-independent protein translocase protein TatB, which produces MFGVDTTELLLIAVAALIFIGPKDLPKAMRAVGYWVGRVRGMARHFTSGIENMMREAELEEMERKWREENERIMRLHPPDAHYPDPAPPPPPPEEPPAADDDPRPPAERPLP; this is translated from the coding sequence ATGTTCGGCGTCGACACCACCGAGCTTTTGCTGATCGCCGTTGCGGCGCTGATCTTCATTGGCCCCAAGGACCTGCCGAAGGCGATGCGAGCCGTCGGCTATTGGGTCGGGCGGGTGCGCGGGATGGCGCGCCACTTCACGTCGGGCATTGAAAACATGATGCGCGAGGCGGAGCTGGAGGAGATGGAGCGCAAGTGGCGCGAAGAAAATGAGCGGATCATGCGGCTTCATCCGCCTGACGCCCATTATCCCGATCCCGCTCCGCCGCCCCCACCGCCGGAAGAGCCGCCAGCCGCGGACGATGATCCGCGCCCGCCGGCCGAGCGGCCGCTGCCATGA
- a CDS encoding twin-arginine translocase TatA/TatE family subunit, with protein MGGFSLWHWLVVIILVMLLFGRGRISDLMGDLGKGLKSFKEGMGDEEAAKRQEPPRSIENRPIDVTPQPPRAQEPVTPPPPPPADDTTPRP; from the coding sequence ATGGGCGGTTTCAGCCTCTGGCATTGGCTTGTTGTCATCATTCTCGTCATGCTGCTGTTCGGGCGCGGACGCATTTCCGACCTGATGGGTGACCTTGGCAAGGGGCTGAAAAGCTTCAAGGAAGGCATGGGCGACGAGGAAGCGGCCAAGCGCCAGGAGCCGCCGCGCTCGATCGAGAACCGGCCGATCGACGTCACGCCGCAGCCGCCGCGCGCGCAGGAGCCGGTCACTCCGCCGCCCCCGCCGCCGGCCGACGACACCACGCCGCGCCCGTAG
- the scpB gene encoding SMC-Scp complex subunit ScpB, with translation MDELARALEATLFASAEPLTIEELKLHVGEGDVEIALGELSAHYEGRGIELVERGGRWHFQTAPDLAHLLRRTREEVRRLSRAATETLAIIAYHEPVSRAEIEAIRGVQISKGTLDVLMDAGWVRPAGRREGPGRPLLYATTQEFLSHFGLGSRRDLPGIDDLKAAGLLDPLDDSAFQLQLESEEEAD, from the coding sequence ATGGACGAGCTGGCGCGCGCGCTCGAAGCCACCTTGTTCGCCTCCGCGGAACCGCTGACGATCGAGGAGCTGAAGCTGCACGTCGGGGAGGGCGACGTCGAGATCGCGCTGGGCGAGCTGTCGGCGCATTATGAAGGCCGCGGGATCGAGCTCGTCGAACGCGGCGGCCGCTGGCATTTCCAGACCGCGCCCGACCTTGCGCATCTGCTTCGCCGCACGCGTGAGGAGGTCCGCCGCCTGTCGCGCGCGGCGACCGAGACGCTGGCGATCATCGCCTATCATGAGCCCGTCAGCCGCGCCGAGATCGAGGCGATCCGCGGCGTGCAAATTTCCAAGGGCACGCTCGACGTGCTGATGGATGCCGGCTGGGTCCGCCCTGCCGGCCGCCGCGAAGGCCCGGGGCGGCCCTTGCTCTACGCGACCACGCAAGAGTTCCTGTCGCACTTCGGCCTCGGCTCGCGGCGCGACTTGCCGGGCATCGACGACCTCAAGGCCGCCGGACTGCTCGACCCGCTCGACGACTCCGCTTTCCAACTGCAACTGGAAAGCGAAGAGGAAGCCGACTAG